In one window of Gossypium hirsutum isolate 1008001.06 chromosome A01, Gossypium_hirsutum_v2.1, whole genome shotgun sequence DNA:
- the LOC107952762 gene encoding protein LSM12 homolog, producing the protein MEGEEFAVGCFLSIKTTLGDEFEGQIISFDRLSNILVLQEGLESGPRRNIRLLKANHIKEFSLLRQDEDPLDVKKCFLDLTSLQAREDSAIRQAEADSERFGVGVTSEAQTLFDALSKTLPVRWDKTVIVVMNEVRVSSPYLPESVSGGTPAANERVRKVLEFERKRMQTRGTSQ; encoded by the exons ATGGAAGGTGAGGAATTCGCAGTGGGTTGCTTCCTTTCAATTAAGACAACTTTGGGCGACGAATTTGAAGGTCAAATTATCAGTTTCGACCGCCTCTCCAACATCCTCGTACTTCAGGAGGGTTTGGAATCAGGACCCAGAAGGAACATTCGGCTGCTGAAGGCTAATCACATTAAAGAGTTCTCTTTATTGCGCCAAGATGAAGATCCTCTTGATGTTAAGAAATGTTTTTTAGACCTTACTAGCCTTCAAGCAAGAGAAGATTCTGCTATTAG GCAAGCTGAGGCTGATTCAGAGAGGTTTGGTGTTGGAGTTACCAGTGAGGCACAGACTCTTTTTGATGCTTTGTCTAAAAC GCTACCTGTTCGCTGGGACAAGACTGTCATTGTTGTAATGAATGAGGTGCGTGTGAGCAGTCCATATCTCCCCGAGTCTGTTAGTGGAGGAACTCCTGCAGCCAATGAACGAGTGAGAAAAGTG ctGGAGTTTGAAAGGAAGAGGATGCAAACTCGTGGTACTAGCCAGTGA